One genomic window of Citrobacter sp. Marseille-Q6884 includes the following:
- the adiA gene encoding arginine decarboxylase yields MKVLIVESEFLHQDTWVGNAVERLADALSRQNVTVIKSTSFDDGYAILAANEAIDCLMFSYQMEQQDEHLNVRQLIGKLHERQQNVPVFLLGDREKATASLDRDLLELVDEFAWILEDTADFIAGRAIAAMTRYRQQLLPPLFSALMKYGDIHEYSWAAPGHQGGVGFTKTPAGRFYHDYYGENLFRSDMGIERASLGSLLDHTGAFGESEKYAARVFGADRSWSVVVGTSGSNRTIMQACMTDNDVVVLDRNCHKSIEQGLILTGAKPVYMVPSRNRYGIIGPIYPQEMQPETLQKKISESPLTKGKVGQKPSYSVVTNCTYDGVCYNAKEAQDLLAQTSDRIHFDEAWYGYARFNPIYTDHYAMRGEPGDHNGPTVFATHSTHKLLNALSQASYIHVREGRGAVNFSRFNQAYMMHATTSPLYAICASNDVAVSMMDGNSGLSLTQEVIDEAVDFRQAMARLYKEFTTEGDWFFKPWNKDVVTDPQTGKTYDFADAPTQLLTTDQNCWVMRPGESWHGFKDLPDNWSMLDPIKVSILAPGMGDDGELEETGVPAALVTAWLGRHGIVPTRTTDFQIMFLFSMGITRGKWGTLINTLCSFKHHYDANTPLSQVMPELVEEYPDTYSNMGIHDLGDTMFAWLKENNPGARLNAAYSGLPVAEITPREAYNAIVSDNVEMVAIENLPGRIAANSVIPYPPGIPMLLSGENFGDANSPQISYLRSLQSWDHHFPGFEHETEGTEIIDGVYHVMCVKA; encoded by the coding sequence ATGAAAGTATTAATTGTTGAAAGTGAGTTTCTGCATCAGGACACCTGGGTCGGCAATGCTGTCGAACGTCTGGCTGATGCCTTAAGTCGGCAAAATGTTACCGTCATTAAGTCCACATCATTTGACGATGGTTATGCCATCCTGGCGGCAAATGAAGCCATTGATTGCCTGATGTTCAGCTATCAAATGGAGCAGCAGGATGAACACCTGAACGTCAGGCAATTGATCGGCAAGCTCCACGAGCGCCAGCAAAACGTTCCCGTTTTCCTGCTCGGCGATCGGGAAAAAGCCACTGCATCGCTGGACCGCGATCTGTTGGAGCTTGTCGATGAATTCGCCTGGATTCTGGAAGACACCGCTGACTTTATCGCCGGGCGCGCCATCGCGGCAATGACCCGCTATCGCCAGCAACTCCTGCCACCGCTATTCAGTGCGCTGATGAAGTACGGCGATATTCATGAATATTCCTGGGCCGCACCAGGCCACCAGGGCGGTGTCGGGTTCACCAAAACCCCCGCCGGTCGTTTCTACCATGACTACTACGGTGAAAATCTGTTCCGTAGCGATATGGGGATCGAACGTGCGTCCCTCGGCTCTTTGCTGGATCATACTGGCGCATTTGGTGAGAGTGAAAAATATGCTGCCCGCGTCTTTGGCGCAGACCGCTCCTGGTCGGTTGTGGTCGGTACGTCCGGTTCCAACCGCACCATCATGCAAGCCTGTATGACCGACAACGATGTCGTGGTGTTGGATCGTAACTGCCATAAATCCATCGAGCAGGGGCTGATCCTCACCGGGGCAAAACCGGTATATATGGTGCCAAGCCGTAACCGTTACGGCATTATCGGGCCTATCTACCCGCAGGAAATGCAGCCTGAAACACTGCAGAAAAAAATCAGCGAAAGCCCGCTGACGAAAGGCAAAGTCGGACAGAAACCGTCATACAGCGTCGTCACCAACTGCACCTACGATGGGGTCTGCTATAACGCGAAAGAGGCGCAGGACCTGTTAGCGCAAACCAGCGACCGCATCCACTTCGACGAGGCCTGGTACGGTTATGCTCGCTTCAACCCGATTTATACCGATCACTATGCAATGCGTGGAGAGCCTGGCGACCATAACGGTCCTACCGTTTTTGCCACCCACTCAACTCACAAACTGCTGAATGCGCTGTCGCAGGCCTCGTATATTCATGTCCGTGAAGGGCGTGGGGCCGTGAATTTCTCCCGCTTTAACCAGGCATATATGATGCACGCCACCACCTCTCCGCTGTATGCCATCTGCGCATCCAACGACGTGGCGGTCTCTATGATGGACGGTAACAGCGGTCTGTCGCTCACCCAGGAAGTGATCGACGAAGCGGTCGATTTCCGCCAGGCCATGGCACGGTTGTACAAAGAATTCACCACCGAGGGCGACTGGTTCTTTAAACCCTGGAACAAAGACGTGGTCACCGATCCGCAGACCGGTAAAACCTATGACTTTGCGGATGCGCCAACCCAACTCCTGACCACCGACCAGAACTGCTGGGTGATGCGTCCGGGAGAATCCTGGCACGGCTTTAAAGACCTGCCGGATAACTGGAGCATGCTGGACCCGATTAAAGTCAGTATTCTGGCGCCGGGGATGGGTGATGATGGCGAACTGGAAGAGACCGGTGTACCGGCGGCTCTGGTCACCGCCTGGCTTGGCCGTCACGGTATCGTGCCGACCCGCACCACCGATTTCCAGATTATGTTCCTGTTCTCAATGGGGATTACTCGTGGTAAATGGGGCACCCTGATCAATACACTGTGCTCTTTCAAACACCACTATGATGCCAATACTCCGCTGTCGCAGGTCATGCCTGAACTGGTAGAGGAATATCCTGACACTTACTCAAACATGGGCATTCACGATCTGGGCGACACCATGTTCGCCTGGCTGAAAGAAAATAACCCAGGCGCCCGACTCAACGCGGCCTATTCTGGCCTGCCTGTCGCTGAAATCACCCCGCGTGAAGCCTATAACGCGATTGTGAGCGATAACGTTGAGATGGTGGCCATTGAAAATCTGCCGGGCCGTATAGCAGCAAACTCCGTTATTCCTTACCCACCAGGAATCCCGATGCTGCTGTCCGGGGAAAACTTTGGCGATGCCAATAGCCCACAGATTAGTTACCTGCGTTCGTTGCAATCCTGGGACCATCATTTCCCTGGCTTTGAACATGAAACCGAAGGAACGGAGATTATTGACGGTGTGTATCACGTCATGTGTGTGAAAGCATAA
- the dcuR gene encoding two-component system response regulator DcuR, with the protein MINVLIVDDDAMVAELNRRYVAQLSGFHCCGTASTLEKAKEIIFHGEHHIDLILLDIYMQKENGLDLLPVLHSEGCKCDVIVISSAADATTIKDSLHYGVVDYLIKPFQASRFEEALTNWLHKKTEMEKHQYYEQSELDQLIHGSSSSEQETRRLPKGLTPQTLRTLCQWIDEHQDQEFSTDELANEVNISRVSCRKYLIWLVNCHILFTSIHYGVTGRPVYRYRVQAEHYSLLKQYCQ; encoded by the coding sequence ATGATCAATGTCTTAATTGTCGATGACGATGCAATGGTAGCGGAATTAAACCGCCGTTATGTGGCGCAACTCTCAGGTTTTCATTGCTGCGGAACAGCCTCTACACTGGAAAAAGCCAAAGAGATTATCTTTCATGGTGAGCATCATATTGATCTGATTTTGCTTGATATTTATATGCAAAAAGAAAACGGTCTGGATCTCCTGCCCGTACTGCATAGCGAAGGCTGTAAGTGTGATGTCATTGTCATCTCCTCCGCTGCCGACGCAACCACCATCAAAGATTCACTTCATTACGGTGTGGTTGATTACCTGATCAAACCTTTCCAGGCTTCCCGCTTTGAAGAAGCACTCACTAACTGGCTGCACAAAAAAACGGAGATGGAAAAGCACCAGTACTATGAACAGTCTGAGCTTGACCAACTCATTCACGGCAGCTCGTCCAGTGAGCAGGAAACGCGGCGCTTACCGAAGGGATTAACACCACAGACGCTACGGACGCTGTGCCAGTGGATTGATGAGCATCAGGATCAAGAGTTCTCCACGGATGAACTGGCCAATGAGGTCAATATCTCCCGCGTCTCTTGCCGGAAATACCTCATCTGGTTAGTGAATTGTCATATCTTATTTACCAGCATCCACTATGGCGTGACTGGCCGGCCGGTTTATCGTTACCGCGTTCAGGCTGAGCATTACTCACTGCTTAAACAATATTGCCAGTAA
- the fumA gene encoding class I fumarate hydratase FumA: MSKVEFTYQAPFPLGEDKTEYYLLTSDHVSVAEFEGESILKVAPEALTLLAQQAFHDASFMLRPEHQQQVASILHDPEASENDKYVALQFLRNSEIAAKGVLPTCQDTGTAIIMGKKGQRVWTGGGDEAALSKGVFNTYIEDNLRYSQNAALDMYKEVNTGTNLPAQIDLYSVDGDEYKFLCVAKGGGSANKTYLYQETKALLTPGKLKNYLVDKMRTLGTAACPPYHIAFVIGGTSAESTLKTVKLASTHYYDALPTEGNAHGQAFRDIQLEQELLEEAQKLGLGAQFGGKYFAHDIRVIRLPRHGASCPVGMGVSCSADRNIKAKINREGIWIEKLEHNPGQYIPESLRQAGEGDVVKVDLNRPMKEILAQLSQYPVSTRLSLSGTIIVGRDIAHAKLKERIESGEGLPQYVKDHPIYYAGPAKTPAGYPSGSLGPTTAGRMDSYVDLLQSHGGSMIMLAKGNRSQQVTEACHKHGGFYLGSIGGPAAVLAQQSIKHLECVEYPELGMEAIWKIEVEDFPAFILVDDKGNDFFQQIVSKQCANCAK; encoded by the coding sequence ATGTCAAAAGTTGAATTCACTTACCAGGCGCCTTTCCCGCTGGGGGAAGACAAAACAGAGTACTATCTGCTGACATCCGATCACGTCAGCGTTGCCGAGTTTGAAGGCGAATCAATCCTGAAAGTCGCTCCCGAAGCCCTTACGCTACTGGCTCAGCAAGCCTTCCACGATGCTTCCTTCATGCTCCGCCCAGAACATCAACAGCAAGTCGCCTCCATTCTCCATGATCCAGAAGCCAGCGAAAACGATAAGTACGTTGCGCTGCAATTCCTGAGAAACTCTGAAATCGCCGCCAAAGGCGTGTTGCCAACCTGCCAGGATACCGGCACGGCAATTATCATGGGTAAAAAAGGCCAACGCGTCTGGACCGGTGGCGGCGACGAAGCGGCACTCTCCAAAGGCGTATTTAATACCTATATTGAAGATAACCTGCGCTACTCGCAAAACGCGGCGCTGGATATGTACAAAGAAGTGAACACCGGCACTAACCTGCCTGCGCAAATTGATCTGTACAGCGTGGACGGTGACGAATACAAATTCCTGTGCGTGGCCAAAGGCGGCGGTTCTGCCAACAAAACCTATCTGTATCAGGAAACCAAAGCGCTGCTGACTCCCGGTAAGCTGAAAAACTACCTGGTCGACAAGATGCGTACGCTCGGTACTGCTGCCTGCCCGCCGTACCACATCGCTTTTGTCATTGGCGGTACATCTGCGGAAAGCACCCTCAAAACGGTGAAACTGGCCAGCACGCACTACTATGACGCGCTGCCAACCGAAGGCAATGCCCATGGTCAGGCATTCCGCGACATTCAGCTGGAACAAGAACTGCTGGAAGAAGCCCAGAAACTTGGCCTCGGCGCGCAGTTTGGCGGGAAATATTTCGCGCATGATATTCGCGTGATCCGCCTGCCTCGCCACGGTGCCTCCTGCCCGGTCGGTATGGGCGTTTCTTGTTCTGCTGACCGTAATATCAAAGCCAAGATTAACCGCGAAGGCATCTGGATTGAAAAACTGGAGCACAACCCAGGCCAGTATATTCCAGAATCCCTGCGTCAGGCAGGTGAAGGCGACGTCGTTAAGGTTGACCTTAACCGCCCGATGAAAGAGATCCTCGCTCAGCTTTCGCAGTACCCGGTTTCAACCCGCCTGTCGCTCAGCGGCACCATCATTGTGGGTCGCGACATTGCCCACGCGAAGCTGAAAGAGCGTATTGAGTCCGGCGAAGGCCTGCCGCAGTACGTGAAAGATCACCCGATCTACTACGCGGGCCCGGCAAAAACGCCTGCAGGTTATCCATCAGGCTCTTTAGGCCCCACCACTGCGGGTCGTATGGACTCTTATGTTGACCTGCTGCAGTCCCACGGCGGCAGCATGATCATGCTGGCGAAAGGTAACCGCAGCCAGCAGGTGACCGAGGCCTGTCATAAACACGGCGGCTTCTACCTGGGCAGCATCGGTGGTCCGGCTGCTGTACTGGCGCAACAGAGCATCAAACATCTGGAATGTGTGGAATACCCGGAGCTGGGTATGGAAGCCATCTGGAAAATCGAAGTCGAAGATTTCCCGGCCTTCATCCTGGTCGATGACAAAGGCAACGATTTCTTCCAGCAAATCGTCAGCAAGCAGTGCGCTAACTGCGCGAAGTAA
- the dcuB gene encoding anaerobic C4-dicarboxylate transporter, which yields MLFSIQLLIILICLFYGARKGGIALGLLGGIGLVILVFVFHLQPGKPPVDVMLVIIAVVAASATLQASGGLDVMLQIAEKLLRRNPKYVSIVAPFVTCVLTILCGTGHVVYTILPIIYDVAIKNNIRPERPMAASSIGAQMGIIASPVSVAVVSLVAMLGNVTFEGKHLEFLDLLGITIPSTLLGILAIGIFSWFRGKDLDKDEEFQKFISVPENHHYVYGDTATLLDKKLPKSNWLAMWIFLAAIAVVAVLGAVSELRPSFGGKPLSMVLVIQMFMLLTGALIIILTKTNPASISKNEVFRSGMIAIVAVYGIAWMAETMFGAHMSEIQGVLGEMVKEHPWAYAIVLLLVSKFVNSQAAALAAIVPVALAIGVDPAYIVASAPACYGYYILPTYPSDLAAIQFDRSGTTHIGRFVINHSFILPGLIGVSVSCVFGWVFAAMYGFL from the coding sequence ATGTTATTTAGTATACAACTTCTTATAATATTAATATGTTTGTTTTATGGTGCCAGAAAGGGCGGTATCGCGCTGGGTCTGTTAGGCGGTATCGGTCTGGTCATTCTGGTATTCGTTTTCCATCTCCAGCCAGGTAAACCACCTGTAGACGTTATGCTGGTCATCATTGCTGTGGTGGCCGCATCGGCAACCCTGCAAGCCTCCGGTGGTCTTGACGTTATGCTGCAAATTGCTGAAAAGCTGCTGCGCCGTAACCCAAAATACGTTTCCATCGTGGCACCGTTTGTGACCTGTGTTCTGACCATTCTTTGTGGTACAGGACATGTGGTATACACCATTCTGCCTATCATTTATGACGTTGCCATTAAGAACAACATTCGCCCGGAACGTCCGATGGCGGCGAGTTCCATTGGTGCGCAAATGGGGATTATCGCCAGCCCGGTTTCCGTCGCTGTTGTATCCCTGGTAGCAATGCTGGGTAACGTCACGTTTGAAGGCAAACACCTCGAGTTCCTCGACCTGCTCGGCATCACCATCCCGTCTACCCTGCTGGGTATCCTGGCGATCGGTATCTTCAGCTGGTTCCGTGGTAAAGATCTGGATAAAGACGAAGAGTTCCAGAAGTTTATCTCCGTACCGGAAAACCACCACTATGTCTATGGCGACACCGCGACCCTGTTAGACAAGAAGTTGCCGAAAAGTAACTGGCTGGCAATGTGGATCTTCCTGGCCGCTATCGCTGTCGTTGCTGTGCTTGGTGCGGTATCTGAACTGCGTCCTTCTTTTGGCGGCAAACCGCTGTCAATGGTCCTGGTTATTCAGATGTTCATGCTGTTAACCGGCGCGCTGATTATCATCCTGACTAAAACCAATCCCGCATCTATCTCAAAAAATGAAGTCTTCCGTTCGGGTATGATCGCGATTGTAGCGGTGTACGGTATTGCCTGGATGGCGGAAACCATGTTCGGCGCGCACATGTCTGAAATTCAGGGCGTACTGGGCGAAATGGTGAAAGAACATCCGTGGGCCTATGCAATCGTCCTGCTGCTGGTCTCCAAGTTTGTAAACTCCCAGGCTGCAGCGCTGGCGGCTATCGTTCCGGTCGCGCTGGCTATCGGGGTCGATCCAGCGTACATCGTTGCTTCTGCTCCGGCTTGCTACGGTTACTACATTCTGCCGACCTACCCGAGCGATCTGGCCGCTATCCAGTTTGACCGCTCAGGCACCACTCACATTGGCCGCTTCGTCATTAACCACAGCTTCATTCTGCCTGGTTTGATCGGCGTAAGCGTATCTTGTGTGTTTGGCTGGGTGTTCGCCGCAATGTACGGTTTCCTGTAA
- a CDS encoding AraC family transcriptional regulator, whose translation MRVCSKEACVVVLTEKDVWLRINGKEAISLKANHMALVACDNNIIDFSSLNNALVVHISRDIIKDYLRFLNKDLSQIPLWQRSTSPVMTAACLTPDVFRVAAQHSVMKTTDESEYERMRSLLFTVLSRFLSSKKFISLLMHMLRNRISDSVYHIIESDIHKDWNLSMVASCLCLSPSLLKKKLKSENTSYSQIITTCRMRYAVNQLMMDGKNISQVSQLCGYNSTSYFISVFKEFYGMTPLHYVSQYRERSAA comes from the coding sequence ATGAGGGTTTGCAGCAAAGAAGCTTGTGTTGTTGTATTAACGGAGAAAGATGTTTGGTTAAGGATTAACGGTAAAGAAGCCATCAGTTTAAAAGCTAACCACATGGCACTGGTGGCCTGTGATAATAATATTATCGACTTCTCTTCACTTAATAACGCACTGGTCGTACATATCAGTCGCGACATCATTAAAGACTATTTACGATTTTTAAATAAAGATCTTTCACAGATCCCTCTCTGGCAACGTAGCACCAGCCCGGTGATGACCGCCGCCTGCTTGACGCCGGATGTCTTTCGGGTTGCCGCTCAGCACAGCGTGATGAAAACAACGGATGAAAGTGAATATGAGCGCATGCGTTCACTGCTGTTCACCGTATTATCACGTTTTCTCAGCAGCAAAAAATTCATCTCTCTGCTTATGCATATGTTACGCAACCGTATCAGCGATAGCGTTTACCACATCATTGAGAGCGACATTCATAAAGACTGGAATTTAAGCATGGTCGCCAGTTGCTTATGTCTGAGTCCCAGTCTGTTAAAGAAAAAGCTCAAAAGTGAAAATACCAGTTACAGTCAAATAATCACCACCTGTCGAATGCGTTATGCCGTAAATCAATTAATGATGGACGGAAAAAACATTTCACAGGTATCGCAACTGTGTGGATATAACAGCACGTCCTACTTTATCTCTGTATTCAAAGAGTTTTACGGCATGACACCGCTGCATTATGTCAGTCAGTACCGGGAACGATCGGCCGCCTGA
- a CDS encoding sensor histidine kinase, whose product MRHSLQRTAIRKRPMKLGTTVILMVSAVLFSVLLVVHLIYFSQISNMTRDALAGKALAVARTLADSPEIRQGLMKKPEESGIQAIAQAVNKSNDFLFIVVTNMQSIRYSHPEAKRIGQPFKGDDILLALEGKENVAINRGFLAKALRVFTPIYDEHHRQIGVVAIGLELSRVTEQINDSRGSIIWSVLFGVLVGLLGTWVFVKVLKRILFGLEPYEISNLFEQRQAMLHSIKEGVIAVDECGEVTLINQAAQELLDYHKLQDDAQLSTLSHAWSQVVDLSDVLRDGTPRRDEEITVKDRLLLINTVPVLSNGKIIGAISTFRDKTEVRKLMQRLDGMVNYADALRERSHEFMNKLHVILGLLHLKSYKQLENYIIKTANNYQEEIGSLLGKIKSPVIAGFLLSKINRTSDLGHTLIISNESQLPENSNEDQVTVLITVLGNLIENALEALGQEPGGEISVSLHYRHGWLHCEVNDDGPGIAPEHIDRIFEKGVSSKGTERGVGLALVKQQVENVGGNISVESEPGIFTQFFVQLPWNGERASR is encoded by the coding sequence ATGAGACACTCTCTGCAACGCACTGCTATACGCAAACGTCCGATGAAGCTCGGCACAACCGTAATACTCATGGTCAGTGCCGTACTGTTTTCCGTACTGCTTGTCGTTCATCTGATTTACTTCTCGCAAATCAGCAATATGACGCGTGATGCGTTAGCGGGCAAAGCGCTTGCGGTAGCGCGTACGCTGGCAGACTCTCCGGAGATCCGTCAGGGTCTGATGAAAAAGCCTGAAGAGAGCGGCATTCAGGCAATCGCCCAGGCAGTCAATAAGAGCAACGATTTTCTGTTTATCGTTGTCACGAATATGCAAAGCATTCGTTATTCGCATCCCGAAGCAAAACGCATCGGCCAGCCGTTTAAAGGCGACGATATTTTGCTGGCCCTGGAAGGGAAAGAGAATGTCGCGATTAATCGTGGCTTTCTGGCGAAAGCCCTGCGCGTCTTTACGCCTATTTATGATGAACATCACCGGCAGATTGGCGTCGTGGCGATTGGTCTTGAGCTAAGCCGGGTCACTGAGCAGATTAATGACAGCCGCGGTAGCATCATCTGGTCCGTCTTATTTGGGGTTCTGGTTGGGCTATTGGGCACCTGGGTGTTCGTGAAAGTTCTCAAGCGCATTTTGTTTGGCCTCGAGCCTTATGAAATATCGAACCTGTTTGAACAGCGCCAGGCGATGCTGCACTCTATAAAGGAAGGTGTTATTGCCGTTGACGAGTGCGGTGAAGTCACACTGATAAACCAGGCAGCGCAGGAACTGCTTGATTACCATAAATTGCAAGATGATGCGCAGCTTTCCACGCTCAGCCATGCCTGGTCACAGGTGGTCGATCTTTCAGATGTGTTACGCGACGGCACACCGCGCCGGGATGAAGAGATCACCGTGAAAGATCGGCTACTCTTAATCAACACCGTTCCTGTACTCAGCAATGGGAAGATCATCGGCGCCATTTCCACATTCAGAGATAAAACTGAAGTCCGTAAACTCATGCAACGTCTGGATGGTATGGTCAACTATGCCGATGCACTTCGTGAACGATCCCACGAATTTATGAATAAGTTACACGTGATTCTGGGATTATTGCATCTGAAAAGTTATAAGCAGTTGGAAAATTACATCATTAAGACAGCGAACAATTATCAGGAAGAGATTGGTTCATTGTTAGGCAAAATAAAATCCCCGGTGATTGCGGGTTTTTTACTCAGTAAGATTAATCGCACATCAGATTTAGGTCATACCCTGATCATTAGCAATGAAAGCCAATTGCCGGAAAACAGCAATGAGGATCAAGTGACTGTGCTGATTACCGTTTTAGGTAATTTAATTGAAAACGCTCTGGAGGCGTTAGGTCAAGAACCGGGTGGTGAGATCAGCGTATCCTTACATTATCGACACGGCTGGTTGCATTGCGAAGTGAATGATGATGGCCCGGGGATCGCCCCCGAGCACATTGATCGCATCTTTGAAAAGGGCGTTTCGTCAAAAGGAACAGAACGGGGAGTAGGTTTAGCGCTTGTTAAACAGCAGGTTGAAAACGTTGGCGGCAATATTTCCGTCGAGTCTGAACCTGGGATCTTCACCCAATTTTTTGTACAGTTACCGTGGAATGGTGAGAGGGCCAGCAGATGA
- a CDS encoding DUF2238 domain-containing protein, translating into MIRTLNTSQRNVGALLLTLILIYTGFCATEKITWLMEVTPVIIVVPLLLATAKRYPLTPLLYTLIFFHAIILMVGGMYTYAKVPIGFDVQAWLDLSRNPYDKLGHFFQGLVPALTAREILVRGNIVRGRKMLAFLVCCVALAISATYELIEWWAALAMGQGADDFLGTQGDPWDTQSDMFCALLGALTTVILLAGIHCKQLRRYGLIAAN; encoded by the coding sequence ATGATTCGTACACTGAACACATCGCAACGTAACGTTGGCGCACTGCTGCTGACACTGATCCTTATCTACACCGGCTTCTGTGCCACAGAGAAAATCACCTGGCTGATGGAAGTGACGCCGGTCATTATTGTCGTCCCGCTGTTACTTGCGACGGCAAAGCGCTACCCGCTAACGCCGCTGCTCTACACGCTGATTTTCTTTCATGCCATCATTCTGATGGTCGGCGGTATGTACACCTACGCCAAAGTGCCCATCGGTTTCGACGTTCAGGCGTGGCTGGATCTGAGCCGCAACCCCTATGACAAACTGGGGCACTTCTTCCAGGGGCTGGTTCCTGCCCTGACGGCAAGAGAGATTTTAGTGCGGGGCAATATTGTCCGTGGGCGTAAAATGCTGGCCTTTTTAGTCTGCTGCGTTGCGCTGGCAATCAGTGCCACCTATGAACTGATTGAATGGTGGGCCGCGCTGGCAATGGGTCAGGGAGCAGATGACTTCCTGGGAACGCAGGGTGACCCATGGGATACCCAGTCAGATATGTTTTGTGCCCTGCTCGGCGCATTAACCACGGTGATATTACTGGCAGGTATCCACTGTAAACAGTTGCGCCGCTATGGGTTAATCGCTGCGAATTAA